The following nucleotide sequence is from Thermodesulfobacteriota bacterium.
AGCCCGACCATCTCCTCGAAGGAGATGTTTTCGTCGTGCTGGCCCTCCGGCGCCTTGGTGGACGGGGTAAAGAGGGGCTCGGGCAGCTTCTCCGACTCCCGGAGCCCCGGGGGAAGCGGGACGGCGCACACGGTGCCGCTCCTTCGGTACTCCTTCCACGCCGAGCCCGAGAGGTAGCCCCGCACGATGCACTCCACCGGCAAGGGCGCCGCCTTCGCCACGAGCATGCTGCGCCCGGCCAGGACGCCCGCGTGCGTGCGGGCCGCCGGGGGGTAGGCGGCGGGGTCCAGGGTCACGAGGTGGTTGGCCACCACGCCCCCCGTGCGGCCGAACCAGTGGGCCGAGAGCCGGGTGAGCACCTCCCCCTTGCCCGGGATCGGGGTGGGGAGCACCACGTCGAAGGCCGAGAGGCGGTCGGTGGCGACGATCAGGAGCCACTCCCCCAGGTCGTACACGTCACGCACCTTGCCCCGGCGGGGCGGGGGAAGCCCGGGCAGGTCGGTCTGGAACACGGCATCCGCGGCGTCTGCTCCCTTCCGGCCGGCTCGCTTCATGGGGCACCGGCGGCGCCCAGCTCGGCCCGGCACTTTTCCGTGGCGTCCAGGAGCCCCTGACGATCCTTGGCCCGCAGGGCCTCGAGCTTCTCGGCAAGGGCCCGGTCCTCGACGGCCAGGATCTGGCAGGCCAGGAGCGCTGCGTTGGCGGCCCCGTCGATGGCCACGGTGGCCACCGGGATCCCCCGGGGCATCTGCACGGTGCTCAGGAGAGCGTCGTGGCCGTTCAGAGCCCCCGAGGCCAGGGGGACCCCGATCACGGGCAGGGTGGTGTGGCCCGCGGCCACCCCGGCGAGGTGGGCCGCTACGCCGGCGCCGCAGATCACTGCGGCCACGCCCCGATCCCGGGCGGTGGAGACGATGGAGACCACCCGGGCCGGGTCCCGGTGGGCCGAGGCCACGTGCACCTCGAAGGACACGCCGAGGCCCTGGAGGACCTCGATCCCCTTCTTCATGACGGGCCAGTCGTTGGGGCTCCCCATGAGCATGGCGACGGACTTCATGTGTCTTCCTCCTCTCGGATCGAAGGGGGTTTCGGTGGGACGACGGCCTCGAAGGCGAGCACGAGGAGCTTGTGCCGGGTGCCCTGCAGGGGCTCGAGGGCCGCCGAGGCGAGCTCCTTGCCTAGGGTTTCCCGCACCAGCTCGGCCAGGGCCGGAAAGACCTCCGCGGAGCAGGCGTCGTGGTACTCCCGCAGGAGCCCCCGCCCCTGCTGCCGGGCCGACAGGGCCTCCTCGGCCGGGGGCAGGCACTCCCGCAGCACGGCGAAGGCCAGGTCCTCCCCGCCGTGTACCTCCACGCGCCCGGGCTCCGCACCCAGCAAGTCTGCGCAGATGCGGGCGATCCCCCGGGTCAGGGCGTCGCGGCTTCGGGGGTCCAAGGCAGCCTCTC
It contains:
- a CDS encoding phosphoribosylaminoimidazolesuccinocarboxamide synthase, which produces MKRAGRKGADAADAVFQTDLPGLPPPRRGKVRDVYDLGEWLLIVATDRLSAFDVVLPTPIPGKGEVLTRLSAHWFGRTGGVVANHLVTLDPAAYPPAARTHAGVLAGRSMLVAKAAPLPVECIVRGYLSGSAWKEYRRSGTVCAVPLPPGLRESEKLPEPLFTPSTKAPEGQHDENISFEEMVGLVGADRAREVREVALALYRRGAEEAAGKGILIADTKFEFGLAGDRLLLIDEALTPDSSRFWQAAGYAPGRPQDSLDKQYVRDYLERIGWDKTPPGPELPPDVVAETSRRYREIFALLTGAGAA
- the purE gene encoding 5-(carboxyamino)imidazole ribonucleotide mutase, producing MKSVAMLMGSPNDWPVMKKGIEVLQGLGVSFEVHVASAHRDPARVVSIVSTARDRGVAAVICGAGVAAHLAGVAAGHTTLPVIGVPLASGALNGHDALLSTVQMPRGIPVATVAIDGAANAALLACQILAVEDRALAEKLEALRAKDRQGLLDATEKCRAELGAAGAP
- a CDS encoding Na-translocating system protein MpsC family protein, coding for MDPRSRDALTRGIARICADLLGAEPGRVEVHGGEDLAFAVLRECLPPAEEALSARQQGRGLLREYHDACSAEVFPALAELVRETLGKELASAALEPLQGTRHKLLVLAFEAVVPPKPPSIREEEDT